A genomic window from Paraburkholderia phytofirmans OLGA172 includes:
- a CDS encoding tyrosine-type recombinase/integrase produces the protein MKLSNAVAKYVTYKRSAGMRFNTEARTLKSFCQALGDIPMAEVRPDQVLAYLAGTGPITSFWERKHGALCGFYRFAIARGYATLSPLPPRVPKPPLAFVPYIYSRAELRRLLDVASATDHPRTRIDPHVLRALLLLLYGAALRISEALSLTMADLDLEQSVLCIRESKFYKTRLVPMGPDLAKALGQFIADRGRTYSCQPDSPVFPCRDGSPITVRIAENAFRRVRNRAGVLRHDNARYQPRLHDLRHSAAVHRLIAWYRSGADVQFLLPQLATYLGHIHIAATQRYLSLTPELLREASLRFERYVMEAHHA, from the coding sequence ATGAAACTCTCCAACGCTGTGGCGAAGTACGTGACCTACAAGCGTTCAGCGGGCATGCGATTCAACACGGAAGCCCGTACGCTAAAGTCATTCTGTCAAGCTCTGGGTGATATTCCAATGGCAGAAGTCCGGCCTGATCAGGTACTTGCATATCTAGCCGGCACCGGACCCATCACTTCATTCTGGGAACGCAAGCATGGGGCGCTCTGTGGTTTTTACCGCTTTGCCATCGCACGGGGCTACGCGACACTCTCACCGTTGCCTCCGCGTGTCCCTAAGCCACCGCTGGCATTCGTGCCTTATATCTATTCTCGCGCGGAACTGCGGCGATTGCTCGATGTTGCCTCGGCTACTGACCATCCACGTACTCGTATTGATCCTCATGTCCTGCGTGCGCTGCTTCTGCTCCTGTATGGCGCCGCTCTTCGGATAAGCGAGGCACTTTCACTGACGATGGCTGATCTGGATCTCGAGCAGTCGGTGTTGTGCATTCGCGAGAGCAAGTTTTATAAGACGCGGCTGGTCCCAATGGGACCGGACTTGGCCAAGGCTCTTGGCCAGTTCATCGCAGATCGCGGCAGGACGTATTCTTGCCAACCAGATTCGCCAGTATTTCCCTGCCGGGATGGTAGTCCGATCACCGTCCGCATTGCTGAGAACGCCTTCAGGCGCGTGCGGAATCGTGCCGGCGTTTTGCGGCACGATAATGCCCGTTATCAACCCCGCCTTCACGATCTGAGGCACTCCGCTGCCGTTCACCGGCTCATCGCGTGGTATCGCAGCGGGGCTGACGTACAGTTCCTGTTGCCTCAGTTGGCAACCTATCTTGGTCATATTCACATCGCTGCCACTCAACGGTACCTGAGCCTTACTCCCGAACTTCTTCGCGAAGCGAGTCTGCGCTTTGAGCGCTACGTCATGGAGGCTCATCATGCGTGA
- a CDS encoding BON domain-containing protein: MSKYLWSMIAAISLTVAMSSAYADDGMKYPASDEPQQEQPANPSSHAVAHKAMKSADRKLSRDVRKAIASGGAVDMLHLGIVARSGKVTLVGSVPEEGQIDLATQLAQSVSGVTKVANRLSVDVPGGN; encoded by the coding sequence ATGAGCAAGTACCTTTGGTCGATGATTGCCGCAATTTCCCTCACCGTGGCGATGTCGTCGGCATATGCCGACGATGGCATGAAGTATCCGGCGTCCGATGAGCCGCAACAGGAGCAACCGGCGAACCCGTCGAGCCACGCTGTGGCCCACAAGGCGATGAAGTCCGCCGATCGCAAGCTCTCGCGGGACGTGCGCAAGGCCATTGCGAGTGGGGGCGCCGTGGACATGTTGCACCTGGGCATTGTTGCGCGCTCGGGCAAGGTCACCTTGGTAGGGTCGGTGCCGGAGGAGGGGCAAATTGATCTCGCAACGCAACTCGCCCAGTCTGTCTCGGGGGTGACTAAAGTGGCAAACCGGCTGAGCGTCGACGTACCGGGTGGAAATTAA
- a CDS encoding IS5 family transposase — MKNRRPYPTDVSDEEWYFAAPYLTLMNKDAPQRRYELREMFNALRWIVRAGAPWRLLPNDFPPWELVYQQTQRWIQAGCFEAMVNDLRSIIRIAQERRGQPSAVILDGRTLQSTCESGPRAGYDGYKRKRGSKVHMAVDTLGQLLAVHVTPANEQERAQVGELARQVQQATGQTVKVAFADQGYTGEEPAQAALDEGIELQVIKLPEAKKGFVLLPRRWVVERSFGWLNRFRRLARDYERLPETLAGLHFVVFSVLMLVHFATLNKSA; from the coding sequence ATGAAAAACCGCAGGCCATACCCAACGGATGTGTCGGATGAAGAGTGGTACTTCGCCGCTCCGTACCTGACCTTGATGAACAAAGACGCGCCGCAGCGCCGCTACGAACTGCGCGAGATGTTCAACGCGCTGCGCTGGATCGTACGTGCGGGTGCGCCGTGGCGTTTGTTGCCCAATGATTTTCCACCGTGGGAACTGGTCTACCAGCAGACGCAACGCTGGATTCAGGCAGGCTGTTTCGAGGCGATGGTGAATGACCTGCGTTCGATCATCCGGATCGCACAGGAGCGCCGTGGTCAACCCAGCGCGGTCATTCTCGACGGGCGGACCCTGCAGTCGACATGCGAGAGTGGGCCTCGCGCCGGTTACGACGGCTACAAACGCAAACGCGGCAGTAAGGTCCACATGGCGGTTGATACTTTGGGGCAGTTGCTTGCTGTGCATGTTACGCCGGCCAACGAACAGGAACGCGCGCAGGTCGGAGAACTGGCGCGTCAGGTTCAGCAGGCCACGGGCCAGACGGTCAAGGTGGCGTTCGCCGATCAGGGATATACCGGCGAAGAGCCTGCGCAGGCGGCACTCGACGAAGGGATTGAGCTTCAGGTAATCAAGCTGCCGGAGGCGAAGAAGGGCTTCGTGCTGTTGCCGCGCCGCTGGGTGGTCGAGCGCAGCTTCGGCTGGCTCAACCGGTTCCGACGACTGGCCAGAGACTACGAACGATTGCCCGAAACCTTGGCTGGTTTGCATTTCGTCGTATTCTCCGTGCTTATGCTTGTTCACTTTGCAACCCTTAACAAAAGTGCCTAA
- a CDS encoding porin, with protein sequence MRDTVLGDTGWDGSILYESPSIYGFKFSVTETAPGSGAHNQSAAVEYNRGPLYLAALVQHVKYGLGITPAINRQDTYFFGGSYNLQYAKLYASYAHNADSNNGAIDNTYQGGVSIPFGHLALEMAYSRTNTRIGGGTPEHYRNTAGVTFDYGLTKKTDVYASYLYDKLSTAGTANNFGVGIRHAF encoded by the coding sequence ATGCGTGATACTGTATTGGGTGACACGGGTTGGGACGGCTCTATCCTCTACGAATCCCCGTCGATTTACGGCTTCAAGTTTTCCGTAACGGAAACAGCACCAGGCAGTGGCGCACATAACCAGTCGGCGGCCGTAGAATATAACCGGGGGCCGCTCTACTTGGCCGCCCTGGTGCAGCACGTGAAATACGGACTCGGTATTACCCCGGCCATCAACCGTCAGGATACCTATTTTTTTGGTGGATCCTACAATCTCCAGTATGCGAAGTTGTATGCGTCCTACGCCCACAATGCCGATTCAAACAACGGTGCAATTGACAACACCTATCAAGGTGGCGTGTCGATTCCATTCGGCCACCTGGCGCTGGAAATGGCCTATTCGAGGACGAATACGCGAATAGGGGGTGGCACGCCCGAGCACTACCGCAATACCGCCGGCGTGACATTTGACTATGGTCTTACCAAAAAAACGGACGTATACGCGAGCTACCTTTACGACAAGCTAAGTACTGCGGGAACTGCGAACAACTTCGGTGTCGGGATCAGGCATGCATTCTAG
- a CDS encoding tyrosine-type recombinase/integrase, producing MFETLFSYPKVVARHRHGPQADARERFLLHCAEQGLSRATLAYLASELLVVAQRLHMGRRQVSAQEIEAAADRWARHQTRHKRARTSKWSRQRFIATAASWLRFIGRMKLSTHKTGPFADEMEQFVAFMRDERGLAAATIRHRCWHLATFLDSLPSHKRSLNSLSLEEIDTYLARKGDHGWSRVSVSSAVDALHSFFLYAEHQQWCSGGLAEGISAPRMFRQEGLPRGPVWEAVQRLIATTGESDLARDIRDHAILMFLAIYGLRSGEVPHLLLEDIDWEHEIIRVTRPKQRRIQTYPLTYAVGEAILRYLRDVRPSCPRRELFLTLKAPLRPLSPSGMYHVVKSRLDLLCWQGPGHGPHCLRHACACHLVASGFSLKKIGDHLGHPSAYATRIYAKTDLGGLRQVAEFDLRGLL from the coding sequence ATGTTTGAGACCCTGTTTTCTTACCCCAAGGTCGTGGCGCGCCATCGGCACGGGCCACAGGCTGACGCACGCGAGAGGTTTCTGTTGCATTGCGCAGAGCAGGGATTGTCTCGCGCGACGTTGGCGTACCTCGCCAGTGAGTTGCTGGTCGTTGCGCAGCGCTTGCATATGGGCAGGCGCCAGGTCAGTGCTCAGGAGATTGAAGCTGCCGCCGACCGTTGGGCTAGGCATCAGACGCGGCACAAACGCGCTCGGACGAGCAAATGGTCGCGGCAGCGGTTTATCGCAACTGCGGCTTCATGGTTGCGCTTCATTGGACGCATGAAGCTGTCCACGCACAAGACGGGGCCGTTCGCGGACGAGATGGAGCAATTCGTTGCATTCATGCGAGACGAGCGTGGCCTGGCGGCGGCTACTATTCGTCATCGATGCTGGCACCTCGCGACGTTTCTCGATTCGCTGCCCAGTCATAAGCGCTCGTTAAACAGCCTATCCCTGGAAGAGATTGACACCTATCTTGCCCGCAAGGGCGACCATGGCTGGAGCCGGGTTTCGGTATCTTCAGCAGTCGACGCGTTACACAGTTTCTTCCTGTACGCCGAACACCAGCAGTGGTGCTCCGGTGGGCTCGCCGAGGGAATCAGCGCCCCACGCATGTTCAGGCAAGAAGGGCTACCTCGCGGACCTGTGTGGGAGGCGGTCCAGCGCCTCATCGCCACCACCGGCGAAAGCGACTTGGCGCGTGACATTCGCGACCACGCAATCTTGATGTTCTTAGCCATATACGGGTTGCGAAGTGGTGAAGTGCCTCATCTGCTACTGGAGGACATTGATTGGGAACACGAGATCATTCGCGTAACGCGTCCCAAGCAGCGCCGAATCCAGACTTATCCCCTGACATACGCGGTAGGCGAGGCGATTCTGCGGTACCTTCGGGACGTCAGGCCTTCGTGTCCCCGAAGAGAGTTGTTTCTGACTCTTAAGGCTCCCCTTCGGCCGTTGTCGCCCAGCGGTATGTACCATGTAGTAAAGAGCCGCCTGGACTTGTTGTGTTGGCAGGGTCCGGGTCACGGCCCGCATTGCCTGCGTCACGCCTGTGCCTGTCATCTTGTTGCCTCCGGCTTTTCGCTGAAGAAAATCGGTGACCATCTTGGACATCCGAGTGCTTACGCCACCCGTATTTACGCCAAGACAGATCTAGGAGGACTGCGGCAGGTCGCAGAATTTGATCTGCGGGGGTTGCTATGA